The stretch of DNA TGGACAGCCTGCCCGATACGGGCCAGCTGGCCATTCTCGGCAATCCTGTCTTCCACATCATCGACGGCTTTCGCGGCGGCTTTACCGGAACCACGGAGAGCAGTGGTTGGCTCGGTCCTCTGCTGAGCCTGATGCCGAGCATGCTCCTGTTCTATTTCACCTGGCGTCTCTTTGCGCGGGGCTACCGCATGACCGTCTGAACACAGGCGCGGCGGCGGCTGGAGCCAGCGTTGACAGGTCACGGGCAACCCGGCATCGTCACGCCTTTCCCGTTGTGCGGGCGAAAGCCGCGCAAGCTGACAGCCGCAGAAGATTCAGCCATGGCAGCAGA from Lujinxingia vulgaris encodes:
- a CDS encoding ABC transporter permease — its product is FSIFIDIPLSTPWRSAGFALVGCVLFSLIGSLTGLWAEKWDQFALVENFLVLPLGLLSGAFFTLDSLPDTGQLAILGNPVFHIIDGFRGGFTGTTESSGWLGPLLSLMPSMLLFYFTWRLFARGYRMTV